GATCGCCGTCACGACGATGTTGACGAGGTACGACAGCTCGTCGGGGTAGGGCGCCCACTGCGCGAGGGGGCCGGCGAACGCGGCGCCGAGGCCGAAGCCGGCCGTCAGCGACATCGACGCACGCTTGGCGCCGGTGCCGTCGGGCGCGTCGTCGTGCGGCGGGCTCGACAGCTCCTTGATCCACGATGAGCCGACGGCCATGACGAGACCCAGCGCGATGCCCGACAGCACGCGCCCGAGGAACAGCACGGTGACGTTGGCGTGGGCGAACGCGAGGACGGCGCTCGCGAGCATCGCGATGTACGGCGCGGGGACGAGCAGGCGCCGCCGGCCGTAGCGGTCGGAGAGCGGCCCACCGATGAGCAGCGCGGGGATGATGCCGAGGACGTACGCGAAGAGCAGCACGTTGACCGTCACCTGCGCCAGGTGATGCTGCGTGCGGTACATGACGAGCAGGGGCGTGAACTCGTTGCCGCCCCAGGCGACGGCGAGCATCGCGAGGGCGGGGCGCATCCAGTGCTTCATGCGGTCCTCTTCGTTGTTACCGGTGAGTACCCATGCAATCACGAGCATGCCTGGACGCGCCCGTCAGGGCGTCGCACGGCTCAGGTGTTGATCTTCGCGAGCAGTTCGGGCAGCGTCCGCTCGAGCTGCCGCGCGCCCAGACGCGCGGGGCGTGGATGAGCGCGCAGGCGAGGCCGATCTTCTTCGTCATGTTTGCGGAATAGTCGGCGACGATCTTGTCGGCGGCCTCGTCGAGGCCGAGCGCGTCGAGCAGTTGGTCGCTGCGGCGGGCGACGTCGATGACGTCGACGCCGTGCAGCAGGCCGGTGTGACGCAGCAGTTCGCGGCCGCTGAGGCGGTCGAAGGTGCGCAGGCCGTCGGGCAGGACACCGATGAGCGACTTCGCGCGTGCCGGGTCGCGCCATGCGTCGTGGCCGAGGATCTCGACGCGGCCACCGTCGGGGCGCAGCAGCCCGGTCGCCATCGACAGGGTCGTCGTCTTGCCGGCGCCGTTCGGGCCGACGACGCTGAACATCGAGCCGCGCGCACGGTGAGCGTCAGGTCGTAGACGGCCCGGTGGCTGCCGAGGTTCTTCGTCAGCTCGCTCAGCTGCATGGCCGGTGTTTGCATGGCGGGCGCGCTCGCTGGGCCGGATGGGGCGTGGGTGGCTGCTCGAACGGGGGGACGGGCGGCTGCTGATCCATGCCCTCGATGCGTTCATCGCAGCCCTGCCCGCGTGGGATCGCGGGCGGATGTGACGGCTCTGACGGCGCTCGGCCCGGCCCTACTCGCTCGTAGCGCGGTGAACTCCTAGCGTGGCAAGTGATCACGGTCACGTCGAAGGAGTCGGAGGAGAAGATCATGCGGGTCGGTGTTCCGAGCGAGGTCAAGAACAACGAGTTCCGGGTGGCGTGCACGCCGGCGGGCGTCAACGAGTTCGTGCTGCACGGGCACGAGGTGCGGGTGCAGCGCGGCGCCGGGGACGGTTCGAGCCTCACCGACGACGACTACCGCGCGGCGGGCGCCGTCATCGTCGACGACGCGGACGAGGTGTGGGCCGACAGTGATCTCATCCTCAAGGTGAAGGAGCCGGTCGCCGAGGAATATCACCGCATGCGCGAGGGCCAGGTGCTGTTCACCTACCTGCACCTCGCGGCCGACCCGACGCTGACGGGGGAGCTTCTCGAGCGCGGTGTCACCTCGATCGCCTACGAGACGGTGCGCCGCGACGACGGGTCGCTGCCGCTGCTCGCACCGATGTCGGAGGTCGCCGGGCGCCTCGCCCCGCAGGTCGGCGCGCAGGCGCTCATGAAGCCGTACGGCGGGCGCGGCGTGCTCATGGGCGGCGTGCCGGGGGTGCGCCCCGCGGATGTCGTCGTGCTCGGCGGCGGCGTGTCGGGGTTCAACGCGGCTCGTGTCGCGCTCGGAATGGGCGCCGACGTCACCGTCCTCGATCTCGATGCCGCACGGCTGCGGGCGATCGACACGGCAACCGGTGGGCGGATGCGGGCGGTGATGAGCAACGCGCACGAGGTCGAGCACGCCTGTCTGCGAGCGGATCTCGTCATCGGCGCGGTGCTCGTGCCCGGTGCGAAGGCGCCGACCCTCGTGAGCAATGAGCTCGTCTCGCGGATGCGGCCGGGCTCGGTGCTCGTCGACATCGCCATCGACCAGGGCGGGTGCTTCGAGGATTCGCACCCGACGACGCACGCCGACCCGACGTTCCGGGTGCACGACAGCATCTTCTACTGCGTCGCGAACATGCCGGGCGCCGTCGCGCACACGTCGACCCATGCGCTTGCGGGCGTCACGCTGCGCCACGCGCTGCAGATCGCCGACGACGGATGGCGCGCCGCATGCCAGCGCGACGCTGCCCTCGGGCGCGGGCTGACGACGCACGCCGGGCAGCTGACGAACGCCGCCGTCGCCGAGGCGACCGACCGGCCGGTCGTCAGTGTCGAGGAGGCGCTCGCGGGGTGAGGCTGCTCTGGCGTGGGCGTGGGCGTGGGCGTGAGCGGGGTCACCGCGTCGCGGGCGAGTGACGTCCGAGCGGGCCGTGCCGCGTCGCCGTCAGAGCCAGTTCTTGCGTTTGAACACGAGCCACATGCAGAACGACACGGCGACCATGAGAAACAGCGCGAATGGGTAGCCGTACGCCCAGTGCAGTTCGGGCATGCGGTCGAAGTTCATGCCGTAGGCGCCGGCGACGACGGTCGGGGCGAAGAGGATGGCGGCCCATGAGGACGCGCGCTTGACCTCGTCGGCTTGGTTGTTGGCGACCTCGGCGAGGCGCTTCATCTCCTCGTTCTGCGTCTGCGCGACGAGGATGGCGTTGAGCTGCAGGATCTCAGACAGTGACTGGCGGAAGTTGTCGTTGCGTTCGACGATCGAAGTGACGTGGTCGCGCACGTCGCGCAGGGCGGTGATGATCTCGTCGTCGGTTCCGTACTTGGCGGCGCCGGCTTCGAGGCCACGCAGCATCGTCTGCAGCGGCTTGACGGCGCGCTGGAGTTCCATGACCTCCTGGGAGAGTTCGTAGATCCGGCGCGACACGGTCGGGTCGGATTCGAAGACCTGCGTCTCGATCTCGTCGATGTCGTTCTCGAGGCCGGCGGCGACGGGCGCGTACCCGTCGACGATGAAGTCGAGCAGGCCGTAGAGGACGGCCTGCGGCCCACGCGCGAGCAGGTCGGGGTCGTTCTCGAAGCGGCTCCGCACGGGCGTGAGGACCGGCTGCGCCGTGTGGCGCACCGTGATGACGAAGTCGGGGCCGATGAAGGCGTGGATCTCACCGAACTTCACCGTCTCCGTCGCATCGTCGTACGTCGCGGGGCGCAGCACGACGAAGAGGGTCTCGTTGTAACGCTCGAGCTTGGGGCGCTGGTGCGCGACGATCGCGTCCTCGACGGCGAGGGGGTGCAGGTCGAAGATGCGCGCGACCTGCTGGAGTTGACGCGGCGTCGGTTGCGTCATGCCGATCCACGCCATGCGCGGGCCGTGGTCGTGGTGTGACGGGTGGTGCAGTTCGCGCCACGCCTCGGCGATCGACCCGGCGTCGCTGACCTTCTGCTCGCCCGCGTAGATCGCCGAGTTGACGATCGTCGCCTCGGGTGGCGGCTGGTCGTCCTCGTCGCGAAGCGGCTCGAACGACGTCTCCTCGGGCGGCGTCGACGCGGGAGGCGGGGTCGCGCGGATGACCCCGAGCGGGGTGGGCACGTAACGGCTTCGCCAGGTGGGCATGGGGTGATCTTAGGGCGGCCTCCCGAGAGAGGCCTGCCAGCGCGCCCGGATGATCGGCTAGGCTGACGGGCGCGCTTCGGCGCACGCTCTCGTGGGACCGGGCGAAAAGTTTTCTAGCCCCGGAATGACGCGGGAGCCGAAGCAGCCCAGGAACGCGAAATGCTGAATCCGGGAACGTGCACCGAAGACGCCTCCTGTCGTCTTGTCCGCCGACCCCACCACACCGCGAGACGCGGACTGGGCCGCTGCGGCACAAGAACTCATCGCTCAGGGCCTGGCCGCGAACGCCAACCGGCGCGACCTGGGACCCTTCATCTGCCCCCGGCGCGGACCATGCCCACGACAAACACCTGATGTGCACGTTAACTTGGCCATGCAACCTTCGGCGCGGTCCCAGGATCGAAAGGGCGAGATGACTCCACTTGAACAGGAAGCGTCCAGGCTGGAGGAGAGCGCGAAGTTTGCCGCTCAAAGCCAGTTTGAAGCAGCCAAGTCTTGGCGGGCCTGGAACTGGGTTCTGGGAGGACTCGCCACCGGCGCGAGTGGCATCGGGGGTGTCCTCACGTTTGCTAGCGGCGACCTGCAAATGCTCGGCGGGGGCTTAGCCATCGCAGCCGCCCTATCCGCGGCGGTACTGACAACTTTACGCCCGGGAACACAGGCGGACGCTGCGCAGAGCGTCGCAAACGAGTACCTGGCGATCCAAGGTGACGCACGGCGGTTACGTCTGCTCGGCTTGCCAGACATGGACCCCTCCGCCTCTTACGAGTCGGTGAAGGCTCTCGCGGAGCAGTCCAAGCGGATCAATGCGCAGGCCGCACCACCCCCACGCTTCGCCTACCAGCGCGCGAAGACGAACA
This region of Dermacoccus nishinomiyaensis genomic DNA includes:
- a CDS encoding ATP-binding cassette domain-containing protein — its product is MFSVVGPNGAGKTTTLSMATGLLRPDGGRVEILGHDAWRDPARAKSLIGVLPDGLRTFDRLSGRELLRHTGLLHGVDVIDVARRSDQLLDALGLDEAADKIVADYSANMTKKIGLACALIHAPRVWARGSSSGRCPNCSRRSTPEPCDALTGASRHARDCMGTHR
- the ald gene encoding alanine dehydrogenase, with the translated sequence MRVGVPSEVKNNEFRVACTPAGVNEFVLHGHEVRVQRGAGDGSSLTDDDYRAAGAVIVDDADEVWADSDLILKVKEPVAEEYHRMREGQVLFTYLHLAADPTLTGELLERGVTSIAYETVRRDDGSLPLLAPMSEVAGRLAPQVGAQALMKPYGGRGVLMGGVPGVRPADVVVLGGGVSGFNAARVALGMGADVTVLDLDAARLRAIDTATGGRMRAVMSNAHEVEHACLRADLVIGAVLVPGAKAPTLVSNELVSRMRPGSVLVDIAIDQGGCFEDSHPTTHADPTFRVHDSIFYCVANMPGAVAHTSTHALAGVTLRHALQIADDGWRAACQRDAALGRGLTTHAGQLTNAAVAEATDRPVVSVEEALAG
- a CDS encoding magnesium and cobalt transport protein CorA gives rise to the protein MPTWRSRYVPTPLGVIRATPPPASTPPEETSFEPLRDEDDQPPPEATIVNSAIYAGEQKVSDAGSIAEAWRELHHPSHHDHGPRMAWIGMTQPTPRQLQQVARIFDLHPLAVEDAIVAHQRPKLERYNETLFVVLRPATYDDATETVKFGEIHAFIGPDFVITVRHTAQPVLTPVRSRFENDPDLLARGPQAVLYGLLDFIVDGYAPVAAGLENDIDEIETQVFESDPTVSRRIYELSQEVMELQRAVKPLQTMLRGLEAGAAKYGTDDEIITALRDVRDHVTSIVERNDNFRQSLSEILQLNAILVAQTQNEEMKRLAEVANNQADEVKRASSWAAILFAPTVVAGAYGMNFDRMPELHWAYGYPFALFLMVAVSFCMWLVFKRKNWL
- a CDS encoding SLATT domain-containing protein, whose protein sequence is MTPLEQEASRLEESAKFAAQSQFEAAKSWRAWNWVLGGLATGASGIGGVLTFASGDLQMLGGGLAIAAALSAAVLTTLRPGTQADAAQSVANEYLAIQGDARRLRLLGLPDMDPSASYESVKALAEQSKRINAQAAPPPRFAYQRAKTNIENGGQTHEVDA